The window TCTCTCTACATACACTCAAGTCGCGTTTACTCCGTGGCGATCAAGTTATCTccaactcatcatcatcttcttcatcggaGTTTTTCGGAGAGTCTGTCAACGGAAACAAAGCAAACGTCGTTTTCGAGAAGGTGGTGATGCCGGAAGTTACTGGCGACGTGATTTGGGATTTTCGGGTTGAGATTTTGTCTGCAGTGAGCATTGATGTTAATCATGGGAACGGCTTTTTGATGGTGACTTGTCCCGATATCTCGGTGAAGTTCACGACGGATACGACCACGGGGAATGTGATGGGATCGTTGCTAGGAAATATAAGACGGTGTGATTATATTTGCCAGCATAAGTTGGCTTAATTCAATCCGATCATGATGAAGTCTATTTCTTGTATTTCTTgcattatctttgttttattgcTTGGATATAACGGAagtttcttataaataaaataaaaattaatatgtgttttttattaGACTAGTTGTAGGATTAGTGTATGAGAAATAACCCTAATTTAACAGtaacagaaaacaaatcaaaattgttgtatagaaaataatataaaaagaattcTAAGAAGAGATCCTAATTCATGAACTTGTTAGAAAGATTGGTTGAATATTTCGAAAGACGATGAGTGACACTTAATCTTGTCATAACCGATATTGAGATTCTGACACTTGATATCATAATGTCCAATGAGATCATAATCCTTCTTCGCACGAAGTTTCAGTTCCAATGCGAAACCTCTAGGAGAAGAAGTTGCAACGACGTGGCTTTGATTACCTGCCGTGGCTAATTTTACCGAGAAACTCGTGTGGCGGCCACTCGGATCATCGTCATCCCAGCGAGAGGTGTTCAAAACGGCGGTGTTGAAGGAACCAAGCTTGGCTTGCACGTTATGGCCGTTGTAGGAGACACGACATCTCGATAATGAGCTGGGGTTTTCCACGAGGAATACGACGTGCCACCACGTGGCTGAAGCGTAGGGAGTAACGGAGATGGATTCCACGGAGAAGTTGACGTGGCAGTGAGAGTTGCTGAGGAAGATGGTGGTAATGGCAACGACGAGTACGATTGTGAACGTGGAGTACCACATGGGTTTTTCTATAGCTAATTTCTCATTTTTAGTGAGTTCTTTACGACGACGGAATAATGATTGTAACTGTGTCCACCACCGTGAAGGAGGAGGTGTTGTAAAattagaggaggaggaggacggtGACGTTGGCAATCCGGTCACTATTTCCAGCGGCCTGTAACTgtaagccatttttttttttgcttttgttggtATGGAATGaagataatgatttttttaatatctttaatgATTAAATTATCGTTAGCAACATTTTCGATTGATTTTTGTTAGAAATcctattttctctctttctaattgatttttaagttgTTGTGAGTGGATATGAAAGTTTGTTAGAGTTGAATAGGTAAAAATAgttgaaaaaatagaaaaaaagacttGGCAATTACGACTACAAATTGTTAGGATACGTGAATGGCTCATTGGGAAAACCTCCTTTGGTTTATTCATCACAAAGTTTTAGCTTAGTTAATGTTACATTACCTTAACTAATGTCTCTTTGTACTGCGTGTGGTCTCAGGAGTAGACACTGCCAATGCCTTCAGCAAGCTTCAAACGAAAACAGTGACAGTGACAATGCAAGCAGTGAGGGTGCAAACAGTGACAATGAAGAAAGTGCGTTTAAACTTACACCAGCTTCCTTCTGCGTTGTATACCTCATGTACGCTCTCGCATTTGCAGGCCtctacttcatcttctttgtgcCAGTAATCTTTTTGTTTCCCATTTTAAATCCAAGATGTTACGTGGATGTCTTTGCTGAGTCATTCTCAGTTTCAAACCCCTCAAACGCAAATGCAACCGCTGATTGGAACGTCGGGTTTACAACAATGAGCCCAGGTAACACTTGTAAAGTCTCTCTCCATACAATGAAATCGCGTCTCATCCGCGGAGGCAAGCTAATCTCCGAGTCAGCCACTCCTGATTACTTCGGTTTGCTCGTAAGGGAAAAAATCAACGATGTACCGCTTCCTTATGCTGTTTTCAAAACGGTTGCAACCCCCCGCGACGGCTTGGTTTTGGATATCCGAGTGGAAGTTGTAACTAGCGTTAAGATAGACGGTGGGTCCCGTTATGAAGATGGTTTCTTGATCTTGACATGCGGCAATATACCGGTGAATTTCACGGCAGATCCGGCCGGAAATGTGAAGGGATCGTTGCTCGGATATATGAGGCCGTGTGAGTATAAATTCCAAGAGGAGTTCCCACTCGCATCTTTTTAGATTTTGACTTTTACGAGTCTTACGGTACTTTACGTTTAgtgaacttttgttttcttcgtttttcAGGATAAGTTAGGATTATTAGAGTTTAATCACCAATAGCAGATTGTATCACTTAAAAACcatctaatcttttttt is drawn from Camelina sativa cultivar DH55 chromosome 8, Cs, whole genome shotgun sequence and contains these coding sequences:
- the LOC104706506 gene encoding uncharacterized protein LOC104706506 — translated: MANPQCTACGVIHQRGQCRYDLPRQEITPAICCVVYLTTIGVLFFFILFVLFFYNLADKQQLCYIELFADSVSVSNANVSAADWRIGVVATSPVIHRKISLHTLKSRLLRGDQVISNSSSSSSSEFFGESVNGNKANVVFEKVVMPEVTGDVIWDFRVEILSAVSIDVNHGNGFLMVTCPDISVKFTTDTTTGNVMGSLLGNIRRCDYICQHKLA
- the LOC104706507 gene encoding uncharacterized protein LOC104706507, which produces MSLCTACGLRSRHCQCLQQASNENSDSDNASSEGANSDNEESAFKLTPASFCVVYLMYALAFAGLYFIFFVPVIFLFPILNPRCYVDVFAESFSVSNPSNANATADWNVGFTTMSPGNTCKVSLHTMKSRLIRGGKLISESATPDYFGLLVREKINDVPLPYAVFKTVATPRDGLVLDIRVEVVTSVKIDGGSRYEDGFLILTCGNIPVNFTADPAGNVKGSLLGYMRPCEYKFQEEFPLASF